The sequence TCACGCGGTTGCTGGTGATTTTAGCCCACATGACCGTTCAAAATTTTGGAGTTCTGTGCTTGATTTTCATACTGAGCGTTTTTTGAGATATCTATTCGCATCTGAGAAGAAACCTGACATAATCAATGGTCTAGCCGATAAAAATGTTTTTGGTTGTTACATTTTCGTCCCTAGCAAAAGGGCCTCTAGTAGGTTTAGTCGATTTCTATGTTGATTCCTTAAAAATAATTTGTGCGATATTATAATGTTTGCTCTACATTAGATTATTCTATTTGAGTTGGCATATTTGTTGTGCGATATTATAATTTTCTCTACATTAGTTCATTCTATTTGAATCGGCGTATTTATAACAACATTACATATTTATATCGtcaatataatattattgtttcgaTAATATTTTGTCACATAGATTTTGTATATCATAATGATGTCTGTCAGTACATACTtatattttatactaatttttatTTTTCGTGGCAACACACGGGCAAATAACTAGTTATGCATAAGTAGGGGGTTTGAACCTGATTGTTGGCTTCACATTCACATTCACCTAACCAACAGAACACATAATTTTGTTTTTTTATTAAAACAAACTCTATCCATATAATTTATAGAAACCAGAGCAATGCACGAGCATCAGTATAGATTTATCTAGTAGAGATTTATCTAGAGAATGATTGGTTTGGGCAAACTTCAAAAGTACCATGAGAACTCTATAGCAGAAGAGTTAGCGAAAATATTTGAATGTTAGCATGCTTGGCCATCAATAAGCTATTATATCACATGTCTTTGTGTCCCTATTTATTATGCATCATTAATATTAGTATTTTTGtatgaatttggccaaacttaagATGCTTCTAATTTAGAAAAGGTGGATACCATACAAATCAAGTTCAAAGCAGAAGCTTAAACGGTTAAGCTAAGATCAAGACAATAGAGGCGAACTACCAGACACAAGGATTCATCTTGTGGTCTCCAAAAAAAAAGAATGGAGTTCAAATGGACGGATGAATcagctttttttaaaaaaataaacatGTCCAGCCTTTTTTTAACTTTCAGTCAGTACCTAACCCTTGTGTGCTAACAGCCTAAAATCATTTCACGGCACGTTCACGCTGTATATGGCGTGTTGGTTGCTGCCTGACAGGCAGCTTTTTATCAAACCAAGGCGATCAAAATCCTACGCCTAGCCCTAATGGCAAAATGTGGCAGCGAGTAAAAAAGACAGCCCCCCACGGCCCCACCCCATCAGATCGCGGGCTTCGCTCTGTCGGGGCCGTCCGGCCTGTACGCCGCGATGCTCATGGGCTCCACGAGCAGCGTCAGCAGCTCGTCCTGGATGCACTTGTACATCTCCCCGCACAGCCGCTCCACGGTCTTGGTGAGCGTGATCGCCGTCTGCTTCTGCTTCACGATCTCCGCGTCCGGAGCCCCCGCCAGGTCGGCCGACTCCGCGAGCGACCTGGACAGGTGCTCTACGTGCCGCTCCAGCTGCTCCTGCTGGTGCTCGAACAGGTTACGCGCCACGCCCAGGTTCGCCCGCTCGGCCGGGCGCGTCCGCAGCTCGTGGCCGCCGAACATGTAGTATGCGAACACGTACGACCGCGACAGCACCTGCCGAGAAACCAGCAGCCGCCGGTGCGCCCGGGTCAGCCAGTCGCCGTCGCGGATGGCGAGCGGGCGCTCGCGGTCCGACTCAAGAAGCCGCACCCGCTCCTCGATGGCCGCCCCAAGCTTCTGCTTCTCCACGCCGTACGACGAGTCGCCGTGGATCTTGAACCGGTCGTGGTAGTGCTTGTACCGCTGCATCTGCTGCCTGCCGGTGTGCACGGTCTCTACACAGATCTCCTCCTCGTAGCGGTTGCAGCTGTGGCCGGTAATGCTGTTCCACGTGTGATCTTGGCCGGTACCTCCGCCGCAGAGCCAACTGAGCCACGAAAAAAAGAGGTCAGCAATCCAATTTTTTTTTCACCGAAAACAAAGAAAGTTTATAGACATGCCCGCCGCCCGATCGCATAAAAGTGTAAGAGCTCCAAAAGCATACCACATACACTGTCCGCACTTGCAGCGGACAAGGTTGCAGCCGCCGTTCTTCTCGATGGCCTTGAAGCATTTGGGGCAGCTCTTGGTGTTAGCGAGGATCCACTTGATGTTCTCTCCCTCGGACCGGCTGGCATTCCATTTCTCCCATATGGTGCACGGGCAAGGCGAGTGCGCATGCCCCATGCAGTTAAAGCAGAAGCTTAAGCCGCAGGGGCATTCCACCTCACAGCAGCGCTCATCAGTGCCCACGCGAATGGCATGGCCACAGTTCGGGGTGCTAGGGCACCACTTCACAGAGGCATTGTCCTCAAGGTAGGACCCAAGCAGGAAGCGATTGAAGTTCTTGGCCATGTCTGGATACTTTTGGACAAGGAGAAACCGCACGAGGTCCTCATCGCAGAAAGCCGAGCACTTGACCTCCATGCACCGAATTTGCTTTTTCCCGCTCTCTACCGCAGCGTGGAAATACTCCGTCCAACCTGGAGGAAAAAGAGAGTAGCAGTAGCAGTCAAGCTATGGTAAGCAAATCATTCATCTATTTGAAATCTCTTTTGATCATTTATTTGAATACTCAAGGATTGTAATATATATTTGGTAGATGAAACTTCATAGAGAAACTCACAcaccaaaaataaataaataagctCATATTAATTAAGGCATCTATACTATACATATGAAAACGTAAACCACAGAGGCCTTGTTCGCGGTTCGGTTGCACATGGATCGCACATGGATCGAAGGAGATTAAATCCCTTTTCATTCAACTTTGAATAGGAAGAGATTTAATCTCCTCTAGTCCCCTCAATCCACCCTTAACCAAACAAGCTCTGAGGTGGAATGTGGAAACTTACAGTCATTGCAGAAGCAGTGCCCACAGTCCATGGTCGAAACAGCATCCATGGAGAAGTCCTCAAAACACACTTTGCAGGTCACTGTTCTCCATGGTGTCATTGAGCCAGCTGCTGCAATGCTGTTGACCTCCTGCAGCACGATCCCTGAATTTCTGAGCATGCGTTCTCGCCCCATGTCTAGAGAATCATAGATGCCATCCATACTCCATCGGTGGTGAATGAGGAGGGCTCGTGCTTGATGTTGATTTATATTGAGCAAGTTCATCACCGTAGACAGATCTTGTTTCTGTGGGTAGAGTTGGTTAGTACAAAACTGTACTCCCTCCGTTCATAAATATATAACACCATTGACTTTAAAAAAAACTTAAGTCActcgtcttattaaaaaaataatgagttatcatttattttgttgtgatttgttttatcacttaagcTAGTTTGTGCTTAACTTAAAGTTTTACATTTTTGAATAAGACCGGTGGTCAAAGTTTTTGAAAAAAAGTCAACGATGTCATATATTTGTGTACGGAGGGGTAGTAGTAGATAAACATTTGGACAGAACAGATACCATCTGAACGATGGCTATGAACACTTAGGAAATGGTTGAATCTGTTCCATTACCTGTGCAGCGAAAACGGTATCTTGTGTGATAGCCTGCAACAACAATTATGCATGTAACATGTTTCTTTACAAGTAATATTCAGTATGCAAACAACATGGATGAATCTAAAAACAGCATGGGTGAATTTAGTTGGTTAAAACAAATAAAGAATCTTCTTGGGGAAACACATCCTCTGTTTTGGGTGCACTCCACTGATCTGCACCTCAAACAATGCAAAATATTCCGTATATATGATTGCACAAAACAAGACCACTACTACACAAATAAAGAAGAAAAACAGATGTTTACACCATAGATCAAACCTCTGCCCATCAGATGGTGAGAACTGAACTAATATCAGTATAATAGATGAATGATTGCTTGCTACAACATACCTTATTTCGGACTTCAGGctgttttcaagtcgtccgattaATTGTGATTAGTTGCGATTAATCGTCCAAGTCGGTTTGGACCAATCACAATTAATCGCCCAAGTCGTCCGGCTAATCATGATTAATCGCAATTAACGGCCAACAAGTCGGCCGACTAATCATGATTAATCGCAATTAACGGCCAACAAGTCGTCTGACTTGAAAACAGTCAGAAGTTACCGACTTAGTGACTGCTTGGTGAATATCAGTATGATGTTTAGTTATCTTAGTGGTAATCAAATACATGAGGATAAATAACAGATTGTGTTTCATCCAGTTTTTAAGTAAATTGAAATTCCAGGTTTTTAAGGAAAAAAAGAGAAGTGACCAACATGCACATGCATCTCGTAATTATTTGGCAAAGGTAAGATTTTGTTGACCAATGGCCACTACTTTGGGCAAAATTAAATACTACACTTTACACTTTACAGTGAAAAGACAAGTACTCTGATGGACTCTAGCAATTCTTATCTTATACAGCTAAGACAAGTAGACAGGAATTTGTTTGTTCACTGCTCTCAAATTCCAAGTACACACGGATACATCCCACCGAATTAAAATATAACAACCCAATCTGGTGAGGATCTGAAGACATCCAGCACCGGTTCCTCGTGACACCCCGTTATTTTATTTCTTACAACGATGAACTTATATAAAGGTTTGGTGAATCGGGGCAGGCAGGGCGATTCTCGAATCGATCGGCGAGGTCCTCCCAGATCTCGCCGGCGCGGAAATCCCAACCCGGCAAACACACACAATTATCATCCCCGCGACTAGCCGGGGCGCCCCGGGGTTCGGATCAGAGATCACTCACCCAGTAGTCCGCGCGGCCCTCCGGCGTTGGAAGCGAAGAGTCCTCCTCCAGTCCGGCGGCGGCGTCTTcctcggcgtcgtcgtcgtcgtcgtagaAGTAGTCGCACGCCTCCTCGTCGTCGCTCGTCATGGCGGTGGGTCTCGGTTGATCGCGGCGGGGTGGGGGGAGACGAGAGGATAGGGGAGAGGAGAGGGTTTTCCGAGGGAGCGAGGGGCACTAACGACGGACCGATGGGGCGATGACGATGCTTAGCGTGAACTCGAACGCAAGATCGGAACGGCCACGCTTCAAGGGGTTTTATGTGGTGGATGTGGGCCAGCGCCATGCCACGTGCCGTGCCGTCAGGGGTTGCTCTTCGGTTCGGGTTGGACCACGGCTCCGAGTCGTCTCCGCCAGCATAGCTGGCAGACGGACACGGACATAGGATGGCAATTTTACCGGCGGCCATACGTTTCGTCCGTGCTAGATTTAGTGGGTGTTTGGTTTGCCCctgctaaaatttagcccctatcatatcgaatgtttgaacctccgtttggagtattaaatgtagtcggattataaaactaatttctcagccgaagattaaaaagtGAGACGAATCTAGTATAGTTGGTtgagtctatatttcatactcctatttgaaAGTCAAACACTTGATGTGACCCGAGCTAAACTTTAGTCCACAGAACCAAACACCCCTGACGGGTCATGTTGAAATATGCCTCTAATTTCTTTTATATATTTAAAATATACTTTAAAATATGATTTTCTATACACCTATAAATATAGGCTCTCTATTTAACTTTACTCTATAGTTGATAGTGGATTTGTTTACTCGTACTTGTTTGCTCCTCTATATTGGAGGATATTTTTCCACGTAACTCTTTGTGTCTATTTTATTTTttaacaagtggtatcaaagctagggtTAGACATGTTATTTTTATCCATATTGTGGTCGTCGCCGCCGGGTTTTGCCTTCGTCGATCTACAGTAGCCGTCGCTTCGTACTTCCACAAATCAGTTTGTGTCGCGCCGCTGTGATCTGTGTCCGAATCTGCGTTGTCGCTGGATTCTTCCCCAGACTCATCAGTGGTTGCGCTCGTTCATCGTCGACACACGTGCTGTCTCTGTCGGCGAGGAATCCTATTGAATCACCAGCATGTTCGCATCTATGTGCAGGCGACGTGTACTGGTTTTGTGTGGTGGGTGCTTGATCGATCTACAACAGCTCTCAACGAGAGAGTCACACCCACGTGCACCTGCTACGGTGGATTCTCTCACCGAAGAACAAGGACATTATCAATTCTCTTGTTTCCAAGCACCTTGGCATTAGTGCATCACAAGTTCTCAAGTAAATGTGCACACGTAAATTAAGCCATTATTATCAATCAGTTTTGTTTTTTCTAGGTGCACCAAGGAGACAAGATATCTAGCTAACTCATCAGATTGATCATGGTTTTTGTTCTTCGATTTCGTTGACTTCGGAAATTTTTTATCTCGCATTATGTCGACTAAATTTGATATTCTGAAGTTTGATTTGGCAGATTCAGATGAAGGTTGTTCTTATCTAGTTGGTTGTTCAAAAGGCGTTGTAGACA is a genomic window of Zea mays cultivar B73 chromosome 5, Zm-B73-REFERENCE-NAM-5.0, whole genome shotgun sequence containing:
- the LOC100279995 gene encoding putative RING zinc finger domain superfamily protein, translating into MTSDDEEACDYFYDDDDDAEEDAAAGLEEDSSLPTPEGRADYWAITQDTVFAAQKQDLSTVMNLLNINQHQARALLIHHRWSMDGIYDSLDMGRERMLRNSGIVLQEVNSIAAAGSMTPWRTVTCKVCFEDFSMDAVSTMDCGHCFCNDCWTEYFHAAVESGKKQIRCMEVKCSAFCDEDLVRFLLVQKYPDMAKNFNRFLLGSYLEDNASVKWCPSTPNCGHAIRVGTDERCCEVECPCGLSFCFNCMGHAHSPCPCTIWEKWNASRSEGENIKWILANTKSCPKCFKAIEKNGGCNLVRCKCGQCMCWLCGGGTGQDHTWNSITGHSCNRYEEEICVETVHTGRQQMQRYKHYHDRFKIHGDSSYGVEKQKLGAAIEERVRLLESDRERPLAIRDGDWLTRAHRRLLVSRQVLSRSYVFAYYMFGGHELRTRPAERANLGVARNLFEHQQEQLERHVEHLSRSLAESADLAGAPDAEIVKQKQTAITLTKTVERLCGEMYKCIQDELLTLLVEPMSIAAYRPDGPDRAKPAI
- the LOC100279995 gene encoding putative RING zinc finger domain superfamily protein isoform X1, with the protein product MTSDDEEACDYFYDDDDDAEEDAAAGLEEDSSLPTPEGRADYWKQDLSTVMNLLNINQHQARALLIHHRWSMDGIYDSLDMGRERMLRNSGIVLQEVNSIAAAGSMTPWRTVTCKVCFEDFSMDAVSTMDCGHCFCNDCWTEYFHAAVESGKKQIRCMEVKCSAFCDEDLVRFLLVQKYPDMAKNFNRFLLGSYLEDNASVKWCPSTPNCGHAIRVGTDERCCEVECPCGLSFCFNCMGHAHSPCPCTIWEKWNASRSEGENIKWILANTKSCPKCFKAIEKNGGCNLVRCKCGQCMCWLCGGGTGQDHTWNSITGHSCNRYEEEICVETVHTGRQQMQRYKHYHDRFKIHGDSSYGVEKQKLGAAIEERVRLLESDRERPLAIRDGDWLTRAHRRLLVSRQVLSRSYVFAYYMFGGHELRTRPAERANLGVARNLFEHQQEQLERHVEHLSRSLAESADLAGAPDAEIVKQKQTAITLTKTVERLCGEMYKCIQDELLTLLVEPMSIAAYRPDGPDRAKPAI